In Papaver somniferum cultivar HN1 chromosome 1, ASM357369v1, whole genome shotgun sequence, a genomic segment contains:
- the LOC113358015 gene encoding uncharacterized protein LOC113358015, translating into MAGGGVTSREQIISLLKNQEDLAVKQAKDILCSIEPSSLVVDLFPYIVELQGSNEVLVRKILLEFMEELGLKVMDQSSVFMPVFLALLKDGASSVVRQSIVSGTNFYCGVLKEMALQSFW; encoded by the exons ATGGCAGGAGGAGGAGTTACCTCAAGAGAACAGATAATTTCTTTACTAAAAAACCAAGAAGATTTAGCTGTTAAACAAGCTAAAGATATTCTTTGTTCTATTGAAccttcttcgctggttgttgatcTTTTTCCTTACATTGTTGAACTTCAGGGTTCTAATGAAGTTTTGGTTCGGAAAATTTTGTTAGA GTTTATGGAAGAGCTTGGGTTGAAGGTGATGGATCAATCATCTGTATTCATGCCCGTCTTTTTGGCATTATTGAAAGATGGTGCTTCATCTGTTGTACGGCAGTCTATTGTTAGTGGGACAAACTTCTATTGTGGCGTTCTAAAAGAGATGGCACTACAG agcttttggtga